The following are from one region of the Bacteroidota bacterium genome:
- a CDS encoding ABC transporter permease subunit: MRQIWIITKRELNSFFDSLMAYIMLIAFLGFSGFFTWLYASDIFFVNQASLQSFFGIAYWTLFFFIPALTMGLLAEETRSGTIELILTKPINNWQLIFGKFLSTLLLIFIALLLTLSYYITVANIGPVDHGAVWTGYLGLLLMSATYIAIGIFASSVSNNQIVGFLLALFIGILFHIIFGLLAKNFTGFIGEILNYLSLSTHFESISRGVIDSKDVIYFLSIVALALFGTETVLKKRKN, from the coding sequence ATGAGACAGATTTGGATAATAACAAAACGTGAATTAAATTCATTTTTCGATTCACTCATGGCATATATCATGCTCATAGCTTTTCTTGGTTTTAGCGGATTTTTCACATGGCTTTACGCTTCCGACATATTTTTTGTAAATCAAGCAAGTCTTCAATCGTTCTTCGGAATTGCATATTGGACACTTTTCTTTTTTATTCCGGCTCTCACTATGGGATTGCTTGCCGAAGAAACACGTTCGGGAACTATCGAGCTTATACTAACAAAACCCATCAACAACTGGCAATTGATTTTCGGTAAATTCCTTTCAACTTTATTACTGATTTTTATTGCTTTACTTCTCACTCTATCATATTATATAACTGTTGCAAATATAGGACCCGTAGATCATGGAGCAGTATGGACTGGCTATCTTGGATTACTTTTGATGAGTGCAACTTATATAGCAATAGGTATTTTTGCAAGTAGTGTTTCGAACAACCAAATAGTTGGATTTTTATTAGCCTTATTCATTGGTATATTATTTCATATAATTTTTGGATTATTAGCAAAAAATTTCACTGGTTTTATTGGCGAAATTTTAAATTATCTTAGTCTTTCGACACATTTTGAATCTATTTCACGAGGAGTGATAGACTCAAAAGACGTGATATATTTTCTTTCGATAGTTGCTCTTGCCCTTTTCGGTACAGAAACTGTTTTGAAAAAACGAAAGAACTAA